A window from Coriobacteriia bacterium encodes these proteins:
- a CDS encoding MBL fold metallo-hydrolase → MLENARLLAGSTWVFPGLTASGWREGCLIDTGPVEEVYEGTPIEQVVITHGHADHFSRAAALRRAGARVIAAREEVALIENPEVNIRGMFSWAKPSDEMVTRLFQGEGCAIDGYIDGWRGPGIEPVPLAGHTLGHTGFLTCDGVLFTGDALYVRPMWGQHPLPYAIDVGLALTSLRLLGTLSPDWLVPAHGEIVPGDEVGAEIAHHIGRIESTCALVLGILSEPRTTEAVIAQVSASLGVVENAAQYWLSVTTVKGYLAYLLERGEAEFYVESHAGWWRAI, encoded by the coding sequence GTGCTGGAGAACGCGCGACTGCTCGCCGGGAGCACCTGGGTGTTCCCGGGGCTGACGGCCTCGGGGTGGCGGGAAGGGTGTCTCATCGACACCGGCCCCGTCGAGGAGGTCTACGAGGGTACCCCGATCGAGCAGGTCGTCATCACGCACGGCCATGCCGATCACTTCTCGCGTGCCGCCGCGCTGCGGCGCGCCGGCGCCAGGGTGATCGCCGCGCGCGAGGAGGTCGCTCTCATCGAGAACCCCGAGGTGAACATCCGCGGGATGTTCTCGTGGGCGAAACCGAGCGACGAGATGGTGACCCGCCTCTTCCAGGGAGAGGGCTGCGCGATCGACGGCTACATCGACGGCTGGCGCGGCCCCGGCATCGAGCCCGTGCCGCTCGCGGGGCACACCCTCGGCCACACGGGCTTCCTCACCTGCGACGGCGTGCTCTTCACCGGTGACGCGCTCTACGTCCGGCCGATGTGGGGACAGCATCCGCTGCCGTACGCCATCGACGTCGGGCTCGCTCTGACCTCGCTGCGCCTGCTCGGGACGCTCTCGCCGGACTGGCTGGTCCCCGCGCACGGCGAGATCGTGCCCGGCGACGAGGTCGGGGCGGAGATCGCTCACCACATAGGGCGCATCGAGTCGACCTGCGCGCTGGTGCTCGGCATCCTCAGCGAGCCGCGCACCACCGAGGCGGTCATCGCGCAGGTCTCGGCCTCGCTGGGTGTCGTCGAGAACGCGGCGCAGTACTGGCTCTCGGTCACCACTGTGAAGGGATACCTCGCTTACCTGCTCGAACGCGGCGAGGCGGAGTTCTACGTCGAGTCGCACGCGGGGTGGTGGCGCGCGATCTAG
- the pstB gene encoding phosphate ABC transporter ATP-binding protein PstB: MVDATPTTPPVKAESGAFELEDVSVAYGVETVLAGVTMSVLPRTVTALIGPSGCGKSTLLRCLNRMNDEIGGVRVGGRVALDGVDVNGRAIDPVELRTRVGQVFQRPNPFPMSVYDNVAFGPRTHGSRGRAELDAVVESALRRAALWDEVKDHLRKHAFDLSGGQQQRLCIARALATSPEVLLMDEPASALDPISSQQVEDTILELRSGVTIVIVTHNMQQAARISDHTAFMLRESMDMPARLVEFGETKRLFTNPGDPRTEAYITGRFG; encoded by the coding sequence ATGGTAGATGCGACCCCGACCACGCCGCCCGTCAAGGCGGAGAGCGGGGCGTTCGAGCTCGAGGACGTCTCCGTCGCCTACGGAGTGGAGACCGTTCTCGCCGGTGTCACCATGTCGGTCCTGCCCCGGACCGTAACGGCGTTGATCGGGCCATCGGGATGCGGCAAGTCGACTTTGCTGCGCTGTCTCAACCGCATGAACGACGAGATCGGCGGCGTGCGTGTCGGCGGTCGCGTCGCGCTCGACGGCGTCGACGTCAACGGTCGCGCCATCGACCCGGTCGAGCTGCGCACGCGTGTCGGCCAGGTGTTCCAGCGTCCGAACCCCTTCCCGATGTCCGTCTACGACAACGTCGCCTTCGGCCCGCGCACGCACGGATCGCGCGGGCGCGCGGAGCTCGATGCCGTCGTCGAGTCGGCTCTACGTCGCGCGGCCCTGTGGGACGAAGTGAAGGACCACCTGAGGAAGCACGCCTTCGACCTATCGGGCGGGCAGCAGCAGCGCTTGTGCATCGCGCGCGCACTCGCCACGAGCCCCGAGGTGCTGCTCATGGACGAGCCGGCGTCGGCGCTCGACCCCATCTCGTCCCAGCAGGTCGAGGACACCATCTTGGAGTTGAGGTCGGGCGTCACGATCGTCATCGTCACGCACAACATGCAGCAGGCCGCCCGTATCTCGGACCATACCGCTTTCATGTTGAGGGAGAGCATGGACATGCCGGCGAGGCTCGTCGAGTTCGGGGAGACGAAGCGGCTGTTCACCAATCCCGGCGATCCGCGGACCGAGGCCTACATCACCGGGCGTTTCGGCTAG
- the pstA gene encoding phosphate ABC transporter permease PstA yields MAALTRVRRARAVEAVAKVVTGAAAFGVLATAAAVFGTIVWRGFPALSWAFLTQAPRMGMREGGILPAIEGTLALVVGTALVALPLGIGAGVYLSEYAPRGVATRVVRLAITNMAGVPSIVYGLFGLAVFVLRLGLGVSVAAGALTLACLTLPVVITATEEALRQVPQELRQAALALGATRWRTTYGVVLPAAAPGIVTGAVLGLSRAAGETAPILFTAAAFFTPAPTSPLSKVMALPYHLYVLATQVPNPPQEIVWGTALVLVASVAIVDIAAAAWRSAARRRTRW; encoded by the coding sequence ATGGCGGCGCTGACGAGGGTGCGGCGAGCTCGCGCCGTCGAGGCGGTCGCGAAGGTGGTCACGGGCGCAGCCGCGTTCGGTGTCCTCGCGACGGCGGCCGCAGTCTTCGGCACCATCGTATGGCGAGGGTTTCCGGCGCTGAGCTGGGCGTTCCTCACGCAAGCGCCTCGCATGGGCATGCGCGAGGGCGGCATCCTGCCGGCCATCGAAGGAACGTTGGCTCTCGTCGTCGGCACTGCCCTCGTCGCGCTCCCACTGGGTATCGGCGCCGGCGTCTATCTCTCCGAATACGCGCCGCGCGGCGTGGCGACGCGCGTCGTCCGTCTCGCTATCACGAACATGGCCGGCGTGCCGTCGATCGTCTACGGGCTCTTCGGTCTCGCGGTGTTCGTGCTGCGTCTAGGCCTCGGCGTGTCGGTGGCGGCGGGGGCGCTCACTCTCGCGTGTCTGACGCTGCCGGTCGTCATCACGGCGACGGAGGAAGCGCTTCGCCAGGTGCCGCAGGAACTGCGCCAGGCGGCGCTCGCCCTGGGCGCGACGCGGTGGCGCACGACGTACGGCGTGGTGCTTCCCGCGGCCGCTCCCGGGATCGTGACCGGGGCCGTCCTCGGTCTCTCTCGCGCGGCCGGCGAGACGGCGCCGATACTGTTCACCGCTGCGGCGTTCTTCACACCCGCTCCGACCTCGCCGCTGTCGAAGGTCATGGCGCTTCCTTATCACCTGTACGTGCTCGCGACCCAGGTCCCGAACCCGCCCCAGGAGATCGTGTGGGGGACGGCGCTCGTGCTCGTCGCGTCCGTCGCGATCGTGGACATCGCGGCAGCGGCATGGCGATCGGCCGCCAGGAGGAGGACCCGATGGTAG
- the pstC gene encoding phosphate ABC transporter permease subunit PstC: protein MRAGLRDAARRHGRPAFGRAADAVARRLIAAAGWSAIVLLAAIGTFLLMNALPALREVGLPHLLSGDSWYPTSTPPRFGFLPAEAGSAWVTLVALAACVPVGVAAAIYISEFAGTLVKEVAKSVVEFMAAVPSVVYGLLGVAFLVPRLKAGLGLETGLTALAAGLVVGVMALPTIVSISEDALHAVPDALRQGALALGNTRWQTTYKVVVPAASSGVFAAVMLGLGRAIGETMVVLMLAGNAGIIPSNPLVSVRTMPGTIAGEMGEVVQGSLHFSVLFALGLVLFAVTFAVNLAADIVLERQRRRWRR, encoded by the coding sequence GTGCGAGCCGGTCTCCGCGACGCGGCGAGGCGGCACGGCCGTCCGGCTTTCGGCCGGGCGGCCGACGCCGTCGCGCGCCGCCTGATCGCCGCGGCCGGGTGGTCCGCGATCGTCCTCCTCGCGGCGATCGGGACGTTCCTTCTCATGAACGCGCTCCCGGCGCTGCGCGAAGTCGGGCTGCCGCACCTTCTGAGCGGCGATTCCTGGTATCCGACGAGCACGCCGCCGCGATTCGGCTTCCTTCCGGCGGAGGCCGGCTCGGCATGGGTCACCCTTGTCGCGCTCGCGGCGTGCGTACCGGTCGGCGTCGCGGCCGCGATCTACATCTCCGAGTTCGCCGGGACCCTCGTGAAGGAGGTCGCGAAGTCCGTCGTCGAGTTCATGGCGGCGGTACCCTCCGTCGTCTACGGTCTGCTGGGCGTGGCCTTCCTCGTCCCTCGGCTCAAGGCCGGGTTGGGTCTCGAGACGGGGCTGACCGCACTAGCGGCGGGTCTCGTGGTCGGCGTCATGGCGCTGCCGACCATCGTGTCCATCTCCGAGGACGCGCTGCACGCGGTCCCCGACGCGTTGCGCCAAGGAGCGCTCGCCCTCGGGAACACGCGCTGGCAGACGACGTACAAGGTGGTGGTGCCAGCGGCATCGTCAGGGGTCTTCGCCGCGGTCATGCTCGGGCTCGGCCGAGCCATCGGAGAGACGATGGTAGTGCTCATGCTGGCGGGCAACGCCGGCATCATCCCATCGAACCCGCTCGTCTCCGTGCGCACCATGCCTGGCACCATCGCGGGCGAGATGGGCGAGGTCGTCCAGGGGAGTCTGCACTTCTCCGTGCTCTTCGCGCTCGGGCTAGTGCTCTTCGCGGTCACGTTCGCTGTCAACCTTGCGGCGGACATCGTCCTCGAGAGGCAGCGGCGGCGATGGCGGCGCTGA
- a CDS encoding PstS family phosphate ABC transporter substrate-binding protein, which translates to MKKRMWPVIGLSLVVALALGGCAAKKEPVSSEKPAASVDGLSGSLAISGSDTMVNLAQAWAEAFQKENGGVVVSVQGGGSGVGIAALINKTVDFANASRDLKPEEIEQANAAGVAPVATIMARDGIAVVVNPANGVSALTIDQIGRIYRGEIENWKQVGGADKPIVLLSRDTASGTYEYFKEAVVGKDKEYAKAARLLPSTQAIVDEVAGNEGAIGYVGVGYMSDKLKVIQVAGVAASVATVLDGTYPISRPLYMISDGALADLKKAYVEWILSPAGQKVVEEQGFVPVE; encoded by the coding sequence GTGAAGAAGCGGATGTGGCCTGTGATAGGTCTCTCGCTCGTGGTCGCGCTCGCTCTCGGCGGCTGCGCGGCGAAGAAGGAGCCGGTGTCGTCGGAGAAGCCTGCGGCGTCGGTCGACGGTCTGAGCGGATCGCTCGCGATCAGCGGCTCGGACACGATGGTGAACCTCGCCCAGGCATGGGCCGAGGCGTTCCAGAAGGAGAACGGTGGGGTCGTCGTCTCCGTGCAGGGTGGCGGTTCCGGTGTGGGCATCGCGGCGCTCATCAACAAGACGGTCGACTTCGCGAATGCCTCGCGGGATCTGAAGCCCGAGGAGATCGAGCAGGCGAATGCCGCCGGCGTCGCTCCGGTTGCGACGATCATGGCGCGCGACGGCATCGCGGTCGTCGTGAACCCGGCGAACGGCGTGTCGGCGCTGACGATCGACCAGATCGGCCGCATCTACCGCGGTGAGATCGAGAACTGGAAGCAGGTCGGCGGGGCGGACAAGCCGATCGTCCTGCTCTCGCGCGACACCGCCTCCGGCACGTACGAATACTTCAAGGAGGCCGTCGTCGGCAAGGACAAGGAGTATGCGAAGGCGGCCAGGCTCCTCCCGTCCACCCAGGCGATCGTCGATGAGGTTGCGGGTAACGAGGGAGCCATCGGTTACGTGGGTGTCGGATACATGAGCGATAAGCTGAAGGTGATCCAAGTCGCCGGCGTCGCCGCGTCCGTGGCGACGGTGCTCGACGGGACGTATCCGATCTCGCGACCCCTGTACATGATCTCGGACGGTGCGCTCGCGGACCTCAAGAAAGCGTACGTCGAGTGGATCCTCTCTCCGGCCGGCCAGAAGGTCGTCGAGGAGCAGGGGTTCGTGCCGGTCGAGTAG
- a CDS encoding response regulator transcription factor, with product MARVLVIEDDPIIRQTVEYALRRAGFDTDSAPDGPAGLVRARVERPDLVLLDLMLPGMDGYAVAEALRRDDSDVAIIMVTALDQERDKVRGLDAGADDYVTKPFSMEELLARVRANLRRVKEHELLRSDEIIEAGDLVIEPSQFRVTVAGSAVRLRIKEFQLLVALAGSPGQLLTRHRLAEQVWGYEFLPSSRTIDVHIRRLRQAVEEPSSFTYVTTVHGLGYRFEPRPKDEKA from the coding sequence ATGGCACGAGTACTCGTCATAGAGGACGACCCGATCATCCGGCAGACCGTCGAGTACGCCCTGCGCAGGGCCGGCTTTGATACCGACTCCGCGCCGGACGGCCCAGCGGGGCTCGTGCGGGCACGCGTGGAACGTCCCGACCTCGTGCTCCTCGACCTCATGTTGCCTGGTATGGACGGCTACGCGGTCGCCGAGGCGCTGCGCCGCGACGACTCCGACGTCGCGATCATCATGGTCACCGCTCTCGATCAGGAGCGCGACAAGGTCCGCGGTCTCGACGCGGGAGCGGACGACTACGTCACCAAGCCGTTCTCGATGGAAGAGCTTCTTGCGCGCGTACGGGCGAACCTGCGCCGCGTGAAGGAGCACGAACTCCTGCGCAGCGACGAGATCATCGAAGCGGGCGACCTCGTCATCGAGCCGTCGCAGTTCAGGGTCACCGTCGCCGGCTCGGCGGTCAGGCTGCGCATCAAGGAGTTCCAGCTCCTCGTGGCACTCGCCGGCAGCCCCGGACAGCTGCTGACGCGCCACCGCCTCGCCGAACAGGTGTGGGGCTACGAGTTCCTCCCCTCGTCGCGGACGATCGACGTGCACATCAGGCGTCTGCGCCAAGCCGTCGAAGAACCCTCTTCTTTCACATACGTCACGACCGTCCACGGCCTCGGGTACCGCTTCGAACCACGACCGAAGGACGAGAAGGCGTGA
- a CDS encoding ATP-binding protein produces MKPAARDGAISYRSRLLLGYILVVTLLSAIWAWSLYGPVTAAVTEQQSQRLLGIARASAVAFGQPVEDVQVLAHTLTGDGYLRVTVIAGDGRVLADSQEDPAAMANHGRRPEVASALAGRTGRDIRRSETQGTDQLYVAVPATISGRAAAVRVSERLVTIGAIAANARGVGLGLLAVAVVLAAAAAWWLAADAAAPVSRLVSSARAMAAGDLSVPVDDAPGELGNLSHALRELAEQTKSRIITLGAEQGDLRAVLDGLHDAVFLLEDGVVRLANEAASTLFKVPHGGWQGHVLDETVLPASLASVVRDLASTRENVTEEVGPDPTLRWLRVTVVPLDIGARPSRTLIIIADVTERMRLDKIRTDFVASASHELKTPTAAIQLLADSAAIAAQDGNTARALDFVGQLRAETDRLRRLVNDLLDLSRLESAPEVGTITNLREAIALSVTAHGSAAAAKGISLLTDLSGVQGQDVYARADPTDIAVALDNLLDNAITYTESGSVTVSVTSRPDSVTVLVADTGIGIPPQDLPRVFERFYRVDRSRTRASGGTGLGLSLVKHVVERSGGRVFIESTPDVGTEVDVTFPRA; encoded by the coding sequence GTGAAGCCGGCGGCGCGCGACGGCGCGATCTCCTACCGCTCTCGACTGCTGCTCGGCTACATCCTCGTCGTCACCCTCCTCTCCGCGATCTGGGCTTGGAGCCTCTACGGTCCCGTGACCGCGGCGGTGACCGAACAGCAATCACAGCGCCTGCTGGGCATCGCGCGCGCCTCCGCCGTCGCGTTCGGACAGCCTGTCGAGGATGTCCAGGTGCTCGCACACACGCTCACGGGTGACGGTTACCTCCGCGTCACGGTCATCGCAGGCGATGGTCGCGTGCTCGCGGATTCGCAGGAGGACCCCGCGGCCATGGCGAACCACGGTCGGAGACCGGAGGTCGCGAGCGCGCTAGCGGGTCGCACCGGACGAGACATCCGCCGCTCGGAGACCCAGGGCACCGACCAGCTCTACGTCGCGGTCCCGGCCACCATATCGGGGCGTGCGGCGGCCGTGAGGGTCTCCGAGCGCCTCGTGACGATCGGGGCCATCGCGGCGAACGCGCGCGGCGTCGGGCTCGGACTGCTCGCCGTCGCCGTCGTCCTCGCCGCGGCAGCGGCGTGGTGGCTCGCCGCCGACGCCGCGGCGCCCGTCTCCCGCCTCGTCTCATCGGCGCGCGCCATGGCCGCGGGCGACCTGTCGGTCCCAGTCGACGACGCCCCTGGAGAGCTCGGGAACCTGTCGCACGCGCTCCGCGAACTCGCTGAGCAGACCAAGAGCCGCATCATCACTCTCGGAGCCGAGCAGGGGGACCTTCGAGCAGTCCTCGACGGCCTGCACGATGCGGTCTTCCTCCTCGAAGACGGGGTGGTGCGGCTAGCCAACGAGGCCGCATCGACCCTTTTCAAGGTCCCCCATGGAGGCTGGCAGGGGCACGTGCTGGACGAGACCGTCCTTCCCGCTTCGCTCGCTTCGGTCGTTCGCGATCTGGCGAGCACGCGCGAGAACGTGACCGAGGAGGTCGGCCCGGACCCGACGCTACGCTGGCTGCGCGTGACCGTCGTGCCCTTGGACATCGGCGCCCGGCCCTCGCGCACGCTCATCATCATCGCGGACGTGACGGAGCGGATGCGCCTCGACAAGATCCGCACCGACTTCGTCGCAAGCGCCTCCCACGAGCTCAAGACGCCGACCGCCGCGATCCAGCTGCTCGCCGACTCCGCAGCGATCGCGGCCCAGGACGGCAACACCGCGCGGGCGCTCGACTTCGTCGGCCAGTTGCGCGCCGAGACCGACCGGCTGCGACGGCTCGTCAACGACCTGCTCGACCTCTCCAGGCTCGAGAGCGCTCCAGAGGTGGGCACGATAACGAACCTGCGCGAGGCCATCGCCCTGAGCGTCACCGCGCATGGATCGGCGGCGGCGGCGAAGGGGATCTCCCTGCTCACTGACCTCTCCGGCGTGCAGGGGCAGGACGTCTACGCCCGCGCCGACCCGACCGACATCGCGGTCGCACTCGACAATCTCCTCGACAACGCGATCACCTACACGGAGTCCGGCTCGGTGACGGTGTCGGTGACCTCGAGACCGGACTCTGTGACCGTGCTGGTGGCGGACACCGGCATCGGCATCCCGCCCCAGGACCTGCCGCGCGTCTTCGAGCGCTTCTACCGGGTGGACCGATCGAGGACCCGCGCCAGCGGTGGCACCGGGCTCGGCCTCTCCCTGGTGAAGCACGTCGTCGAACGCTCCGGCGGAAGGGTCTTCATCGAGTCCACGCCCGACGTCGGCACCGAGGTCGACGTCACCTTCCCCCGCGCGTAG